One genomic segment of Amycolatopsis granulosa includes these proteins:
- a CDS encoding ABC transporter permease subunit has translation MTSWRTKVLPPLLAIVFSVLICSIALLISGADPLRAYGTMIGQLGKGTTAVDTVNLATVYYLSGLAVAIGFQMNLFNIGVEGQYRFAGVVAAIVGGAVALPPVIHVVFIIAVALVAGALYAAVPAILKVTRGVSEVISTIMLNAIVGGIVAFLINPDQFGVLTGNNLKTKEIAPSGRVPDIPVGGGELFGFVVITAVIGFAYWFMLNRTRFGFELRAGGESATAAAAGGVNAKKMTLIAMLLSGAVAGLVAIPELVGRDYSYAITSTQGYGFTGIAVALLGRNHPGGIALGALLWAFLDKSAVSLEQVDVPKEIATIMQGAIVLSVVVAYEIVKRADLAAAQRRVGRALSGGRPASVSEGGAV, from the coding sequence GTGACCTCCTGGCGCACCAAGGTGCTCCCGCCCCTGCTCGCGATCGTCTTCTCGGTGCTGATCTGCTCGATCGCGCTGCTGATCTCCGGAGCCGATCCGCTGCGGGCCTACGGCACCATGATCGGTCAGCTCGGCAAGGGCACGACCGCCGTGGACACGGTGAACCTGGCGACGGTGTACTACCTGTCCGGGCTCGCGGTCGCCATCGGCTTCCAGATGAACCTGTTCAACATCGGTGTCGAGGGCCAGTACCGCTTCGCCGGCGTCGTCGCCGCGATCGTCGGCGGCGCCGTGGCCCTGCCGCCGGTCATCCACGTCGTGTTCATCATCGCGGTCGCCCTGGTGGCCGGCGCGCTGTACGCGGCGGTGCCGGCGATCCTGAAGGTGACCCGCGGGGTCAGCGAGGTCATCTCGACGATCATGCTCAACGCGATCGTCGGCGGCATCGTCGCGTTCCTGATCAACCCCGACCAGTTCGGTGTGCTGACCGGGAACAACCTCAAGACCAAGGAGATCGCGCCGTCCGGCCGGGTGCCGGACATCCCGGTCGGCGGCGGCGAGCTGTTCGGGTTCGTGGTCATCACGGCGGTGATCGGGTTCGCGTACTGGTTCATGCTCAACCGCACCCGGTTCGGTTTCGAGTTGCGGGCCGGCGGCGAGTCGGCCACGGCGGCGGCCGCCGGCGGGGTCAACGCGAAGAAGATGACGCTGATCGCGATGCTGCTCTCGGGCGCGGTCGCCGGTCTGGTCGCCATCCCGGAGCTGGTCGGCCGCGACTACAGCTACGCCATCACCTCGACCCAGGGTTACGGCTTCACCGGTATCGCGGTCGCGCTGCTGGGCCGCAACCACCCCGGCGGGATCGCGCTCGGCGCGCTGCTGTGGGCGTTCCTGGACAAGTCGGCGGTGTCGCTGGAGCAGGTCGACGTGCCGAAGGAGATCGCGACGATCATGCAGGGCGCGATCGTGCTGTCGGTCGTCGTGGCGTACGAGATCGTGAAGCGGGCCGACCTGGCCGCCGCGCAGCGCCGTGTCGGGCGCGCGCTGTCCGGCGGACGGCCCGCGTCGGTGAGTGAAGGGGGCGCGGTATGA
- a CDS encoding ABC transporter ATP-binding protein codes for MTSSPPAVELRGITKRFPGVVANSDINLTVASGEVHAICGENGAGKSTLMKILYGMQPPDEGTIAINGEQIRLRNPQDAIRAGIGMVHQHFMLADNLTVRENVLLGAENLHGIGRAARAKLADLEKQVGLSAPLDALVETLGVADRQRVEIIKVLYRGARIVILDEPTAVLVPQEVDALFDTVRAMKAEGFTFIFISHKLDEVRAIADTVTVIRRGTTVGTADPKRISSRELAEMMVGSELPSPETRESTVTDRDVLRVSGLRLVAGGGNDTARAVLDDVTFTVHAGEVLGIAGVEGNGQTELVETIMGMRKATGGTIELVGADGTARGLTGLGTLARREAGIGYVPEDRTRHGLLLTQPLWANRILGYQTRRPVSKGQLLDIPGARRDTERIVTDYDVRTPGIDVPAAALSGGNQQKLVVGRELSGEPVLLIASHPTRGVDVGAQALIWEQIRRARHNGLAVLLISADLDELIGLSDTIRVMLRGRLVSEADPATVTPTELGSAMTGAEEAA; via the coding sequence ATGACCAGCTCACCACCGGCCGTCGAACTGCGCGGCATCACCAAACGCTTTCCCGGCGTGGTCGCCAACTCCGACATCAACCTCACCGTCGCATCCGGCGAGGTCCACGCCATCTGCGGCGAGAACGGGGCCGGCAAGTCCACCCTGATGAAGATCCTCTACGGGATGCAGCCGCCGGACGAGGGCACCATCGCGATCAACGGCGAGCAGATCCGGCTGCGCAACCCGCAGGACGCGATCCGCGCCGGGATCGGCATGGTGCACCAGCACTTCATGCTCGCCGACAACCTCACCGTGCGGGAGAACGTCCTGCTCGGCGCCGAGAACCTGCACGGCATCGGGCGCGCGGCCCGGGCGAAGCTGGCCGACCTGGAGAAGCAGGTCGGCCTGTCCGCGCCGCTGGACGCGCTCGTCGAGACGCTGGGCGTGGCGGACCGGCAGCGCGTGGAGATCATCAAGGTGCTCTACCGCGGTGCACGGATCGTCATCCTCGACGAGCCCACCGCGGTGCTCGTGCCGCAGGAGGTCGACGCGCTGTTCGACACCGTGCGGGCGATGAAGGCCGAGGGCTTCACGTTCATCTTCATCTCGCACAAGCTCGACGAGGTGCGTGCCATCGCCGACACGGTCACGGTGATCCGGCGCGGCACGACCGTCGGCACGGCCGATCCGAAGCGGATCTCCTCCCGCGAGCTGGCCGAGATGATGGTCGGCTCCGAGCTGCCCAGCCCGGAGACGCGCGAGTCCACGGTGACCGACCGGGACGTGCTCCGCGTGTCCGGGCTGCGGCTGGTCGCCGGCGGTGGCAACGACACGGCGCGGGCGGTGCTCGACGACGTCACCTTCACCGTGCACGCGGGCGAGGTGCTCGGCATCGCCGGTGTGGAGGGCAACGGGCAGACCGAGCTGGTCGAGACGATCATGGGCATGCGGAAGGCCACCGGCGGCACGATCGAGCTGGTCGGCGCCGACGGCACCGCCCGCGGGCTCACCGGGCTGGGCACACTCGCCCGCCGCGAGGCCGGCATCGGCTACGTGCCCGAGGACCGCACCCGGCACGGCCTGCTGCTCACCCAGCCGTTGTGGGCCAACCGGATCCTCGGCTACCAGACCCGGCGGCCGGTGTCGAAGGGGCAGCTGCTCGACATCCCCGGCGCCCGCCGGGACACCGAGCGGATCGTGACCGACTACGACGTCCGCACACCCGGGATCGACGTCCCGGCGGCCGCCCTCTCCGGTGGCAACCAGCAGAAGCTGGTGGTCGGCCGCGAGCTGTCCGGCGAGCCGGTGCTGCTGATCGCCTCGCACCCGACCCGCGGGGTCGACGTCGGCGCGCAGGCGCTGATCTGGGAGCAGATCCGCAGGGCGCGGCACAACGGGCTCGCGGTGCTGCTGATCTCCGCCGACCTCGACGAGCTGATCGGCCTGTCCGACACGATCCGCGTCATGCTGCGCGGACGTCTGGTGAGCGAGGCCGACCCGGCCACGGTGACCCCCACCGAGCTGGGTTCGGCCATGACCGGAGCGGAGGAAGCCGCGTGA
- a CDS encoding BMP family lipoprotein has translation MAAALALAGCAKDSGTSGSSNNNNAAAGSCVTAQAPAASATSTSSSAAGAKVDASALRVGLAFDIGGRGDASFNDAAAAGVDKAKSELGVKDVRESTASPTEDEAAKEQRLSQLATDGYNPIVAVGFAYASAVQAVAPKFPNTKFAIVDDDSVTAPNVTPLVFSEEQGSFLVGVAAVYKSKNCHVGFVGGVNTPLIQKFEAGFIAGAKAASNKVQISSDYLTPAGDNTGFQDPAKGNIKAAAEFSAGADVVYQAAGASGKGVFQAASAAKGLAIGVDSDQYNQATVAEYKNVIMTSMLKRVDVAVFDYIQALAGNTLSSLPKRFDLAVDGVGYSTSGGQVDDIKPQLDGYKQAIISGTVKVPTTPQK, from the coding sequence ATGGCGGCGGCGCTCGCGCTGGCGGGGTGTGCGAAGGACTCCGGCACCAGCGGGAGCAGCAACAACAACAACGCCGCAGCCGGATCCTGCGTCACGGCACAGGCCCCCGCGGCCAGCGCGACGTCGACCAGCTCGAGCGCCGCCGGCGCCAAGGTCGACGCCAGCGCGCTGCGGGTCGGGCTCGCGTTCGACATCGGGGGCCGGGGCGACGCGTCGTTCAACGACGCCGCCGCCGCGGGCGTGGACAAGGCCAAGAGCGAACTGGGCGTCAAGGACGTCCGGGAGAGCACCGCCTCCCCGACCGAGGACGAAGCCGCCAAGGAGCAGCGGCTGAGCCAGCTGGCCACCGACGGGTACAACCCGATCGTGGCGGTCGGCTTCGCCTACGCGAGCGCTGTGCAGGCCGTGGCGCCGAAGTTCCCGAACACCAAGTTCGCCATCGTCGACGACGACTCGGTGACCGCGCCGAACGTCACCCCGCTGGTCTTCTCCGAGGAGCAGGGCTCCTTCCTGGTGGGTGTCGCCGCGGTCTACAAGAGCAAGAACTGCCACGTGGGCTTCGTCGGCGGCGTGAACACCCCGCTGATCCAGAAGTTCGAGGCCGGGTTCATCGCGGGCGCGAAGGCCGCCTCGAACAAGGTCCAGATCAGCAGCGACTACCTGACCCCGGCCGGTGACAACACCGGTTTCCAGGACCCGGCCAAGGGCAACATCAAGGCCGCCGCCGAGTTCTCCGCCGGCGCCGACGTCGTCTACCAGGCCGCCGGCGCCTCCGGCAAGGGTGTCTTCCAGGCCGCGAGCGCGGCCAAGGGCCTGGCCATCGGCGTCGACTCCGACCAGTACAACCAGGCGACCGTCGCCGAGTACAAGAACGTCATCATGACCTCCATGCTCAAGCGGGTCGACGTGGCCGTGTTCGACTACATCCAGGCACTGGCCGGCAACACGCTGAGCTCGCTGCCCAAGCGGTTCGACCTCGCGGTCGACGGCGTCGGCTACTCCACCTCCGGTGGCCAGGTCGACGACATCAAACCGCAGCTCGACGGCTACAAACAGGCGATCATCTCGGGCACCGTCAAGGTCCCGACCACGCCGCAGAAGTAA
- the sdhC gene encoding succinate dehydrogenase, cytochrome b556 subunit, producing the protein MSTTASTAADQTAAEASDRAGASRRSGTFYRGDPGMWSWVLHRITGVLTFFFLFVHVLDTALVRVSPDTYNQVIETYKTPLVNLMEVGLVGAVLFHALNGIRVLLVDFWSKGTKYQKHMLWTIAVVWVVVMIPGAISMLWRTASEMFGG; encoded by the coding sequence ATGTCCACCACGGCGAGCACCGCCGCCGACCAGACGGCGGCGGAGGCGAGCGATCGGGCGGGTGCCTCACGCCGGAGCGGGACCTTCTACCGGGGTGACCCGGGCATGTGGTCCTGGGTCCTGCACCGGATCACGGGCGTGCTCACCTTCTTCTTCCTGTTCGTCCACGTCCTCGACACCGCGCTGGTCCGCGTGTCCCCCGACACCTACAACCAGGTCATCGAGACCTACAAGACCCCGCTGGTCAACCTCATGGAGGTCGGCCTGGTCGGCGCGGTGCTGTTCCACGCGCTCAACGGCATCCGGGTCCTGCTGGTCGACTTCTGGTCGAAGGGCACCAAGTACCAGAAGCACATGTTGTGGACGATCGCCGTCGTCTGGGTGGTCGTGATGATCCCCGGCGCCATCTCGATGCTGTGGCGCACGGCGTCGGAAATGTTCGGAGGCTGA
- a CDS encoding succinate dehydrogenase hydrophobic membrane anchor subunit encodes MATETLALDKPRSPRRPAARRSNFELYSWLFMRISGLALVVLVLGHLFIMNILDGGVHRINWGFVAGRWSSPFWQVWDLLMLWLAQLHGGNGLRTIIDDYARRDSTRFWLKMVLYVAMVIILFVGTLVIFTFDPNMAGS; translated from the coding sequence ATGGCAACCGAGACCCTCGCACTCGACAAGCCGCGCTCGCCGCGGCGCCCTGCCGCCCGCCGCAGCAACTTCGAGCTGTACAGCTGGCTGTTCATGCGGATCTCCGGCCTCGCCCTGGTCGTCCTGGTGCTCGGCCACCTGTTCATCATGAACATCCTCGACGGCGGCGTGCACCGGATCAACTGGGGATTCGTGGCCGGCCGCTGGTCCTCGCCGTTCTGGCAGGTCTGGGACCTGCTCATGCTGTGGCTCGCCCAGCTGCACGGCGGCAACGGCCTGCGCACGATCATCGACGACTACGCCCGCAGGGACAGCACGCGCTTCTGGCTGAAGATGGTGCTCTACGTCGCGATGGTCATCATCCTGTTCGTGGGCACGCTGGTGATCTTCACCTTCGACCCGAACATGGCCGGCAGCTGA